Proteins co-encoded in one Flavivirga eckloniae genomic window:
- a CDS encoding SusC/RagA family TonB-linked outer membrane protein, with the protein MFCIALFIFIPGHTYSQNTEVKIDSTLEVTVSQVFGIIKNQTGYLSFYSESWFDDCPKVILKKGTIHFEHLLKKSIPSEGFSYRVKEKKKRILIRKKAIKNKPEERIIFGVVKDRSGQVIQGVNIFIKGSTKEEAVTGLNGSYSIMVTHSKPVLVFSLMGYKTKEVTIRGRNSVNVALKEDIKELDVVKITKRNNKRSHRKKPGSVYKIDAKTIGRQPVNNLLAAITGYFSGVNITQKTGLPGGGFDVAIRGKNFINSTSEPLFIINDIQYSSESLSLSVVNAILQKESPLGLINPMDIESVEVLKGAEATAFYGSRGANGVVLITTKRGKAGKTRTKVKITTGLANVSRYIDLLNTQQYLEMRSEALTNDGFALETAPHFIQDIMPDLFEWDQNRYTDWQKVLIGGTANRNMGYISFSGGTKQTQFLFSGSYQNETTVFPGNSKYLKASMQSNLNHQSSNGRFQVDVLTNYIFDDNRLPLADLTKEANNLAPNAPEPYNDKGVLNWEGWTPTLVGNPFGMLEGEYRTKNRSLLLNLVISYRPIPDLEFRTNLGYTDYHKEEYKVSLHTRFNPAFGLTSTTGSSIVTNNASRQFWNVEPQIKWKKDLGKANFIALFGTTFQQSLTNRVFISAEGFQNNSQILNVFAADRITDGFNNKTKYNYHSVFGRLNFNWAGKYTMNLVGRRDGSSRFGPAKQFGNFGAVGAAWVFSEEVFLRNHRILSYGKLRTSYGITGSDNIKDYAFYNTYRTFYNANYIGATLLPDKLYNPDLGWEETKKFEVGLELGFLDDHILFTAAWYSNRSSNHLQGIPLPQTTGFNSLKANFDATVKNTGFEIDFRSANVITPNFKWTTFFNISIPKNKLVKFDALEDSTFANQYVVGWPLNIEKLYHVTGVNPETGVYQFEDYNEDGVIDRSAASQDRQWIEDMAPKFHGGFNNVFNYKALNLEIFLQFKKQRETNVFYNFRHPGDFSNQHTSILNRWQENGDQAPIQRYTLGQGAEGIEAITASFNYRNSNAQYTDTFFVRLRNVSLSYTIPKQPFSSLDASIYLQAHNLLTITKSLKADPEQSSTMTLPILRYLTLGLELDF; encoded by the coding sequence TTGTTTTGTATCGCTTTGTTCATTTTTATACCGGGGCATACATACTCTCAAAATACCGAGGTTAAAATAGATTCAACCTTGGAAGTGACTGTAAGTCAGGTATTCGGTATTATTAAAAACCAAACAGGTTATTTATCTTTTTATAGTGAAAGTTGGTTTGACGATTGCCCTAAAGTAATACTCAAAAAAGGAACTATTCATTTCGAACATCTATTGAAGAAAAGTATTCCTTCAGAAGGTTTTAGTTATAGAGTAAAGGAGAAGAAAAAACGTATTTTAATTAGGAAGAAAGCGATTAAAAATAAACCAGAGGAAAGAATAATTTTTGGTGTTGTAAAAGATCGGTCAGGCCAGGTGATACAAGGTGTCAATATTTTTATAAAGGGGTCGACCAAAGAAGAAGCCGTTACCGGTTTGAACGGATCGTATTCAATCATGGTTACACATTCGAAGCCTGTTTTAGTGTTTTCATTAATGGGATATAAAACAAAGGAGGTTACCATTAGAGGTCGAAATAGTGTTAATGTAGCTCTTAAAGAAGATATTAAAGAACTGGATGTTGTGAAAATCACGAAGCGCAATAACAAAAGATCTCATCGAAAAAAACCGGGGAGTGTTTATAAGATAGATGCCAAAACTATTGGAAGGCAGCCGGTTAATAATCTGTTAGCGGCAATAACTGGCTACTTTTCCGGAGTCAATATTACTCAAAAAACCGGGTTACCTGGAGGTGGTTTTGACGTAGCTATACGTGGTAAAAACTTTATAAATTCCACTTCAGAGCCGTTGTTTATTATAAATGATATACAGTACAGTTCCGAATCGTTATCACTTTCTGTAGTAAATGCAATTTTACAGAAAGAAAGCCCATTGGGTTTGATTAACCCTATGGATATAGAAAGTGTCGAAGTACTTAAGGGTGCCGAAGCCACAGCATTTTATGGTTCCCGGGGAGCCAACGGTGTGGTACTTATCACAACTAAAAGAGGAAAAGCAGGGAAAACCCGGACTAAAGTAAAGATTACAACCGGGTTAGCGAACGTGTCACGCTATATAGATTTATTAAATACACAGCAGTATTTGGAAATGCGATCAGAAGCTCTTACAAATGATGGCTTTGCACTTGAGACGGCACCTCATTTCATACAAGATATTATGCCGGACTTATTTGAGTGGGATCAAAATCGCTACACAGATTGGCAAAAAGTACTTATTGGAGGTACAGCAAACCGTAATATGGGGTACATATCTTTTTCCGGAGGCACTAAACAAACGCAATTTTTATTTAGTGGAAGCTATCAAAATGAGACCACCGTATTTCCAGGAAACTCGAAATACTTAAAGGCATCTATGCAGAGTAATCTTAATCATCAGTCGTCAAATGGACGTTTTCAGGTAGATGTTTTAACAAACTATATTTTTGACGACAATCGCCTTCCGCTTGCTGATCTTACGAAAGAAGCTAATAATCTGGCACCAAATGCTCCAGAACCCTATAACGATAAAGGTGTTTTGAATTGGGAAGGATGGACTCCAACTTTGGTGGGTAATCCTTTTGGAATGTTAGAAGGGGAATATCGGACAAAGAATAGAAGTCTTTTATTAAATCTGGTAATTTCTTATCGCCCTATCCCGGATTTAGAATTTAGAACCAATTTGGGTTATACAGACTACCACAAGGAGGAGTATAAGGTATCTCTACATACAAGGTTTAATCCGGCTTTTGGATTAACAAGTACTACTGGGTCGTCTATTGTTACAAATAATGCTTCACGCCAATTCTGGAATGTGGAGCCACAAATTAAGTGGAAAAAGGATTTGGGTAAGGCAAATTTCATTGCCCTTTTTGGAACCACATTTCAGCAAAGTCTAACAAACCGTGTTTTCATATCTGCAGAAGGATTCCAGAACAACAGTCAAATCCTGAATGTTTTTGCAGCCGATAGAATCACAGATGGCTTTAATAATAAAACCAAGTATAATTATCATTCTGTATTTGGGAGACTAAATTTTAATTGGGCAGGAAAATATACTATGAACCTTGTAGGGCGTCGAGATGGTTCCAGTAGATTTGGACCGGCGAAACAATTCGGTAATTTTGGAGCAGTTGGAGCGGCCTGGGTCTTTTCAGAAGAAGTCTTTTTAAGGAATCACCGGATTTTAAGTTATGGAAAACTACGCACCAGTTATGGAATAACAGGTAGTGATAATATTAAGGATTATGCCTTTTACAATACCTATAGGACTTTTTATAATGCAAACTATATTGGGGCGACACTATTACCGGACAAGTTGTACAACCCAGATTTAGGATGGGAAGAAACCAAAAAGTTTGAAGTTGGTCTAGAATTGGGCTTTCTAGATGATCATATATTATTTACGGCGGCATGGTATAGTAATCGTTCTTCCAACCATTTGCAGGGAATTCCTTTACCTCAAACAACAGGTTTTAATTCTTTGAAGGCTAACTTTGATGCTACAGTAAAGAATACAGGCTTTGAAATAGATTTTCGTTCTGCAAATGTTATAACCCCCAATTTTAAATGGACCACGTTTTTTAATATTTCAATACCTAAGAATAAGCTGGTGAAATTTGACGCTTTGGAAGATTCTACTTTTGCAAATCAATATGTGGTAGGATGGCCATTAAATATTGAAAAGCTATACCATGTAACAGGTGTTAACCCCGAAACAGGTGTATATCAATTTGAAGATTATAATGAAGATGGGGTTATAGATCGAAGTGCTGCATCTCAAGATCGTCAATGGATTGAGGATATGGCTCCAAAATTTCATGGAGGTTTTAATAATGTTTTTAATTACAAGGCGTTGAACCTAGAGATTTTTCTCCAGTTTAAGAAACAAAGAGAAACCAATGTTTTTTACAATTTTAGACACCCTGGTGATTTTTCTAATCAGCATACGTCTATACTGAATCGTTGGCAAGAAAATGGAGATCAGGCTCCGATACAACGTTATACTTTAGGTCAAGGTGCTGAAGGAATAGAAGCGATCACAGCTTCTTTCAATTATCGAAATAGTAATGCGCAGTATACAGATACATTCTTTGTTCGATTAAGAAATGTCTCATTAAGTTATACCATTCCTAAACAGCCTTTTTCTAGTTTAGATGCCAGTATCTATCTACAAGCACACAATCTTTTAACAATTACCAAATCCTTAAAAGCAGATCCGGAACAATCCAGTACCATGACGCTTCCTATATTGCGATATTTAACACTGGGATTGGAGCTAGATTTTTAA
- a CDS encoding helix-turn-helix transcriptional regulator — protein MNIKYKHIEILILFFLFFNSFQYSIIGQQKIVAKDVINNSHKDLKEEFHSKILDVKRYMGLGQYQKAYDLIKNINPKIKQQEFISYRVELLYQQLGLYLIFEQIEKANAVFYSNYESIAKDINEHQDKIQLNNKLNSMHSWLESRGNNNLIKAEEILIKSINYIKQNGLENSLSFLYTQLGLADCYILMYKFEQAKSILLDIKGKITDPKDHINCLLNRSLGNFFFKTKNYENAILYYEKSLQQINSQKIHIDIKVELLENLAELYHKRDMLKKAYSYLLESKSMNDSLFGSRSMQNKVLFEIRDKNAKQIAEQKLIILKSKKDVWFLKSVMYISSLVLLIIGILIYFFRKIKKQKIEKEFIEDEKRAEHIRQKKELELKNKELLSSALQLMEKENLQEDIKEQLNKIEFKEANTPIIRKIIRSLKIDRSKKWEEFDMHFTALNHSFFKILKDEFPLLTKTDLKICAFVKLGFSSKDMSQIMGIGVEGINTSRSRIRKKMNLKRAVVLVDFLQKIKEH, from the coding sequence GTGAATATTAAATATAAGCATATTGAAATTTTGATATTATTCTTTTTATTTTTTAATTCTTTCCAATATTCAATTATAGGGCAACAAAAAATAGTAGCAAAAGATGTTATTAATAATTCCCATAAAGATTTAAAAGAAGAATTTCATTCTAAAATTTTAGATGTAAAACGCTATATGGGATTAGGTCAATATCAAAAGGCCTATGATTTGATTAAAAATATTAATCCTAAAATAAAACAACAAGAATTTATAAGTTATAGAGTAGAATTATTGTATCAGCAATTGGGTTTGTATTTAATTTTTGAGCAAATAGAAAAAGCAAACGCAGTTTTTTATTCGAATTATGAATCTATTGCTAAAGATATTAATGAGCATCAAGATAAAATTCAACTTAACAATAAATTAAACTCTATGCATAGTTGGTTAGAGTCCAGAGGGAATAATAACTTAATTAAAGCTGAAGAAATTTTAATAAAGAGCATTAATTATATAAAGCAAAACGGTCTTGAAAACAGTTTAAGCTTTTTATATACCCAGTTAGGACTTGCAGATTGCTATATATTAATGTATAAGTTTGAACAAGCAAAATCTATTCTGTTAGATATAAAAGGTAAAATTACAGACCCCAAAGATCATATTAATTGTTTACTAAACAGAAGTCTTGGAAATTTCTTTTTTAAAACTAAAAACTATGAAAATGCCATTCTATATTATGAAAAAAGTTTGCAACAAATCAATTCGCAAAAAATACATATAGATATTAAAGTAGAACTTTTAGAAAATTTAGCAGAATTGTACCATAAAAGAGATATGCTTAAAAAAGCGTATAGTTATCTTTTAGAATCAAAATCTATGAATGATAGCTTATTTGGAAGTAGAAGTATGCAGAATAAAGTATTATTTGAAATAAGAGATAAAAATGCAAAACAAATAGCAGAACAAAAGCTTATAATTCTTAAAAGTAAAAAAGATGTTTGGTTTTTAAAATCTGTGATGTACATAAGTAGCTTGGTTCTTTTAATTATTGGGATATTAATTTACTTTTTTAGGAAAATTAAAAAGCAAAAAATAGAGAAAGAGTTTATAGAAGATGAAAAAAGAGCTGAGCATATAAGGCAAAAAAAAGAATTAGAATTAAAAAACAAGGAATTACTTTCGTCTGCTCTTCAACTAATGGAAAAAGAAAACTTACAGGAAGATATTAAAGAGCAACTCAATAAAATTGAATTTAAAGAAGCCAATACACCTATAATTAGAAAAATCATTAGATCTTTAAAAATAGATAGATCTAAAAAGTGGGAAGAGTTTGATATGCATTTTACTGCCTTAAATCATAGCTTTTTTAAAATCTTAAAAGATGAGTTTCCATTATTAACAAAAACAGATTTAAAAATATGTGCCTTTGTTAAGTTAGGTTTTTCAAGTAAAGATATGTCTCAAATCATGGGAATAGGGGTAGAAGGAATAAATACTAGTAGAAGTAGAATTCGAAAGAAGATGAACCTTAAACGAGCAGTTGTCTTAGTAGATTTCCTTCAAAAAATTAAAGAACATTAA
- a CDS encoding SGNH/GDSL hydrolase family protein → MKHNIKTNIKNYFFLLLVMISLPFLVNCSDTKEPESIKSNPIAEEEEEEETTGTDDRANRIFNLNPEIPEEFRERNGLPNFFSKVKTGKDVTVAYLGGSITNQNGWRPLTFNWIKEQYPTATLTEVEAAISGTGVDFAASRAEVDLLDYNPDLVFVEFRVNGGVADISRSIEGLVREIRAKNPETDICFVYTIGEWMLNDLQNGKQYWIGKVMEEVANKYGIPSIDFGVEVVKLLKEDKLTFKAPAPESGKLYFSKDGVHPKKDGYELYANTVIKSFIAMENNDKPLTHAMPTPVKINHFQNASLIPITNATTNTNWSTVNINTDAIYRSDRDRTNGMLRGALKTDKVGETLTINWEGVLIGFTTIPLNTGMEVEISTDGSTPKKITLNDGEGTIKFAQFFYAPETSQGSHTTTLKVTNLPEDTSFYCGQFIIFDLPN, encoded by the coding sequence ATGAAACATAATATAAAAACCAATATTAAAAACTATTTTTTTTTATTACTCGTAATGATTTCTTTACCTTTTTTAGTTAACTGTTCTGATACTAAAGAACCCGAATCTATAAAAAGCAATCCTATTGCAGAAGAAGAGGAAGAAGAAGAAACTACAGGTACTGATGATAGAGCAAATAGAATTTTTAATCTAAATCCTGAAATTCCTGAAGAATTTAGAGAACGTAACGGTCTCCCTAACTTTTTTTCTAAAGTAAAAACAGGTAAGGATGTTACCGTTGCTTATTTAGGAGGAAGTATTACCAATCAAAATGGATGGAGACCTTTAACTTTTAACTGGATTAAAGAACAATATCCAACAGCCACATTAACTGAAGTTGAAGCCGCTATTTCGGGAACAGGTGTAGATTTTGCTGCTAGTAGAGCAGAAGTTGATCTTTTAGATTATAATCCAGATTTAGTCTTCGTTGAATTTAGAGTTAACGGTGGTGTTGCTGATATTTCCAGGTCAATAGAAGGTCTAGTTAGAGAAATCAGAGCTAAAAACCCTGAAACAGATATTTGTTTTGTATACACGATTGGAGAATGGATGTTAAATGATTTACAAAATGGGAAGCAATATTGGATTGGCAAGGTCATGGAAGAGGTTGCTAATAAATATGGAATTCCATCTATAGACTTTGGAGTAGAGGTTGTTAAATTACTTAAAGAAGATAAACTAACTTTTAAAGCTCCTGCTCCTGAAAGTGGCAAACTATATTTTTCCAAAGATGGAGTTCATCCTAAAAAAGATGGTTATGAGCTTTATGCTAACACAGTGATTAAGTCATTTATAGCTATGGAAAATAACGATAAGCCTTTAACTCATGCTATGCCTACCCCAGTTAAAATCAATCATTTTCAAAACGCATCTTTAATTCCAATTACTAATGCTACTACTAATACTAATTGGAGTACCGTTAACATTAATACAGATGCTATTTACAGAAGTGATCGAGACAGAACTAATGGTATGCTAAGAGGTGCTTTAAAAACAGATAAAGTAGGGGAAACACTAACAATAAATTGGGAAGGAGTTTTAATAGGCTTTACTACCATACCATTAAATACTGGAATGGAAGTGGAAATAAGCACAGATGGAAGTACTCCAAAAAAAATAACACTGAATGATGGAGAGGGAACTATAAAGTTTGCGCAATTTTTTTACGCTCCTGAAACTTCTCAAGGCTCACATACAACTACATTGAAAGTGACCAATTTACCTGAAGATACATCTTTTTATTGTGGACAATTTATCATTTTTGATTTACCTAATTAA
- a CDS encoding Fic family protein: protein MKPPYQITDNTLKLVVAISERLGEISATHLYKPPTELRKKNRIKTIQSSLEIEGNTLTKEQITALLENKRVIAPQKDILEVQNAIKVYEQLRTFNPNKLKDLEKAHKILMNGLIDGAGKLRTINVGIVKGSKVEHLAPSGDMVKGLMNDLFNYLKTDNDVLLIKSCVFHYEFEFIHPFLDGNGRMGRLWQTLILMQQYPVFEFLPVESLIKENQEEYYKVLSMSDKSGHSTPFIEFMLNIILQALENLLKMQNRTLTTQDRIELYKDIIKENQFSRKDYLQNFKDISQATASRDLKWAVEQQTLSKTGDKRLTKYQFKF, encoded by the coding sequence ATGAAGCCACCTTATCAGATTACCGATAACACTTTAAAATTAGTTGTAGCCATTTCAGAACGACTCGGTGAAATTAGTGCAACTCATTTATACAAACCACCGACCGAATTACGAAAAAAGAACCGTATTAAAACCATACAATCCTCTTTAGAGATAGAGGGTAATACGCTAACAAAAGAACAGATTACGGCACTTTTAGAAAATAAGCGAGTAATTGCACCACAAAAAGATATTTTAGAGGTTCAAAACGCTATAAAAGTGTATGAGCAGTTACGAACGTTTAATCCAAATAAATTAAAAGATTTAGAAAAAGCTCACAAAATTTTAATGAATGGCTTGATTGATGGTGCAGGAAAGCTACGAACTATAAATGTTGGTATTGTTAAAGGCTCAAAAGTAGAACATCTTGCCCCAAGTGGAGATATGGTTAAAGGTCTCATGAATGATTTGTTTAACTATCTTAAAACAGATAACGATGTTTTGCTTATCAAAAGTTGTGTATTTCATTATGAGTTTGAATTTATACACCCCTTTTTAGATGGTAATGGTCGTATGGGTAGATTATGGCAAACTCTAATTTTAATGCAACAATATCCAGTATTTGAATTTCTACCAGTAGAAAGTCTTATTAAAGAAAATCAGGAGGAATATTATAAGGTATTGAGTATGTCTGATAAATCGGGGCATTCTACGCCATTTATTGAGTTTATGTTAAATATTATACTTCAAGCCTTAGAAAACCTATTGAAAATGCAGAATAGAACGCTTACAACACAAGATAGGATTGAACTATATAAAGATATCATTAAAGAAAATCAATTTAGCCGCAAGGACTATTTGCAAAACTTTAAAGATATAAGCCAAGCTACTGCAAGCAGGGATTTAAAATGGGCTGTAGAACAACAAACGTTGTCTAAAACCGGAGATAAAAGATTAACTAAATATCAATTTAAATTTTAA
- a CDS encoding ATP-binding protein, whose translation MIIKQSFFLIILFLGLSINAQRNDFEKNITELELKIKQSVNAEHLKWLDSLTTLVEFDEALKYDSIARKTITYALKLDSLNIAITNTSKLIHYHSNIMGDSEEGLRIFKDFLSTIEAVTSNAIKGRFYLYGADSYAGQVDFDMAFKYYDLAKDCALKASNQSLLGTIALKTGGVLMEMGEAVDASKHIQEAIRIFAIEKDTLNLINAKNDISILYSQNAFYKEAEKERNEAIALSNTFKQETAVSLLYYNAAADYRLIDDQKKRISNLRLALRHNNSEFRRFYEPFFLCDLTIALAENDSIEKAEQYFDKIKSDPDTYSEGIQKEMYIEVLKQMALGKNQFKEAIDYGKQHLALKRVHKGYVEIMNAEKFLSDIYKKTNDNRNSEKHLINYYKIKDSISKVQNVKSLTYYQTLYETEKRDLKIKAQESDIALLDEKNKVKNQWLLFGGLGLLAVFGIVLLWRSRNAARKREQLQEQFSQDLLTAQEEERTRVSKDLHDSVGQQLTLIKKKAQNLKQEELSTMTNNALEEVRSISRGLFPAALKQLGLTESIQQLLNDLDEETDMFFSVEIDDIDNEFNETETLNLYRFIQETVTNALKHAKAKTLTVNIIKHNNTVEVLIKDNGVGFDNVASVKQHSLGLKTIAERIRMLKGTLSIKSKKEKGTQVLAQIPIV comes from the coding sequence ATGATTATAAAACAATCTTTTTTTCTAATTATTCTTTTTTTAGGATTATCTATAAATGCTCAAAGAAATGATTTTGAAAAGAATATTACTGAATTAGAACTAAAAATTAAACAATCTGTAAACGCTGAACATCTTAAATGGTTGGATAGTTTAACCACTTTAGTAGAATTTGATGAAGCGCTTAAATATGATTCTATAGCAAGAAAAACCATTACATATGCTTTAAAGTTAGATTCCCTAAACATTGCAATAACAAATACAAGTAAACTTATTCATTACCATAGTAATATAATGGGAGATTCTGAAGAAGGGTTGCGAATATTTAAAGATTTTTTGAGTACTATAGAAGCGGTAACATCTAATGCTATTAAAGGAAGGTTTTATCTCTATGGCGCAGATTCATATGCTGGTCAGGTTGATTTTGATATGGCTTTTAAATATTATGATCTAGCTAAAGATTGCGCATTGAAAGCAAGTAATCAGTCGTTATTGGGGACTATAGCTTTAAAAACTGGAGGTGTTTTAATGGAAATGGGAGAAGCAGTTGATGCCTCAAAACACATTCAGGAAGCTATTAGAATTTTTGCTATAGAGAAGGATACATTAAACTTAATAAATGCTAAAAATGACATTTCAATTTTATACAGTCAAAATGCATTTTATAAAGAAGCAGAAAAAGAGCGTAATGAAGCCATAGCTTTATCGAATACGTTTAAACAAGAAACTGCAGTATCATTACTTTATTATAACGCAGCGGCAGATTATAGATTAATTGACGATCAAAAAAAACGTATATCAAACTTACGATTAGCACTAAGGCATAATAATTCTGAATTCAGACGTTTTTACGAACCTTTCTTTTTGTGTGATTTAACGATAGCTTTGGCAGAAAATGATAGTATAGAAAAAGCAGAACAATATTTCGATAAAATTAAGAGTGATCCAGATACATACTCCGAAGGTATTCAAAAAGAGATGTATATCGAAGTTCTAAAACAAATGGCTTTAGGGAAAAATCAGTTTAAAGAAGCTATTGATTATGGAAAACAGCATTTAGCATTAAAAAGGGTGCACAAAGGGTATGTAGAAATAATGAATGCTGAAAAGTTTTTGTCTGATATTTACAAAAAGACTAATGATAATAGAAACTCAGAAAAACACTTAATTAATTACTATAAAATAAAAGACTCCATATCTAAAGTTCAAAATGTAAAGTCATTAACTTATTATCAAACGTTGTATGAAACTGAAAAGCGTGATTTAAAAATAAAAGCTCAAGAAAGTGATATTGCCTTATTAGATGAAAAGAATAAAGTAAAAAATCAATGGCTATTATTTGGAGGTTTAGGACTTTTAGCAGTATTTGGCATTGTCTTGTTATGGCGATCTAGAAATGCAGCAAGAAAACGCGAACAATTGCAAGAACAATTTTCTCAAGACCTTTTAACTGCACAAGAAGAAGAACGAACTAGGGTATCTAAAGATTTACATGATAGTGTTGGGCAGCAATTGACATTAATTAAAAAGAAGGCTCAGAATTTGAAGCAAGAAGAATTATCTACCATGACAAATAATGCTTTAGAGGAGGTAAGAAGTATATCGAGAGGGTTATTTCCAGCTGCATTAAAGCAATTAGGTTTAACAGAAAGTATTCAACAATTATTAAATGATTTAGATGAAGAAACCGATATGTTTTTTTCTGTAGAGATTGATGATATTGATAACGAGTTTAATGAAACAGAAACACTTAATTTGTATAGATTTATTCAAGAAACGGTAACAAATGCTTTAAAACATGCTAAGGCTAAAACACTAACCGTAAACATTATAAAACATAATAATACTGTAGAAGTTTTAATAAAAGACAACGGAGTTGGTTTTGATAATGTGGCGTCTGTAAAGCAACATAGTCTAGGTTTAAAAACTATAGCAGAACGCATACGTATGTTAAAAGGCACCCTGTCAATAAAAAGTAAAAAAGAAAAAGGAACGCAGGTTCTAGCTCAAATACCAATAGTATAA
- a CDS encoding response regulator, producing the protein MEISVLVADDHPMLLRGLVDELKSFNYNIISSVENGAKALDDIISLQPDIAILDIEMPLLSGFEVIQKCLDKQQTTKFIILTSHKQKGFISKAQKLNIQGYILKDEPSIELHKCIQEVFKGGTYFSSEFNKILENQISPEIEKIKFLSPSERTIVRLVAQGKSSKEIGELLSISSRTVEKHRSNIIRKLDLSNEMDALSSWAQEHKELILSI; encoded by the coding sequence ATGGAAATTTCTGTTTTAGTCGCCGATGACCACCCGATGTTACTCAGAGGTTTAGTAGATGAACTTAAATCGTTTAATTATAATATCATTTCTTCAGTAGAAAATGGTGCAAAAGCTTTAGATGACATTATTTCATTACAACCAGATATTGCCATTTTGGATATAGAAATGCCTTTGTTATCAGGTTTTGAAGTTATTCAAAAATGTTTGGATAAGCAACAAACAACAAAATTTATCATCCTGACATCACATAAACAAAAAGGCTTTATTTCAAAAGCGCAAAAACTTAATATCCAAGGGTACATTTTAAAAGATGAACCATCAATCGAACTCCATAAATGCATTCAGGAAGTTTTTAAAGGAGGCACATACTTTAGCTCAGAATTCAATAAAATACTTGAGAATCAGATTTCACCAGAAATTGAAAAAATTAAATTTTTAAGCCCATCAGAACGTACTATTGTCCGATTGGTGGCACAGGGGAAATCTTCTAAAGAAATTGGAGAGTTATTAAGCATATCCAGTAGGACTGTAGAAAAGCACCGCTCCAATATCATTCGTAAATTAGACCTTTCAAACGAAATGGATGCCCTTAGTTCTTGGGCTCAGGAACATAAAGAGCTTATACTTTCCATATAA
- a CDS encoding tail fiber protein, giving the protein MKTKFTLLTLLMLFTATFNYAQTSAEIADIAVQGIARDGNNTAKTNATISLTFELYYLDANNGNTKVVIGNPETVNLTTDAFGVFSHIISPAATNNPIFANQQVYLKISEGQQVISEEKLKHVPYAIAANNGVPTGAIMPFVGTTAPTGWVLCDGRSLVGINGSQKLIDLLGSNIAPNLQAMYLRGAGSQAYEGTNYAGIALGVKQKDGFQSHDHTAGSLEAANAGQHTHDLRQPFRFFEPRNGGSSGATNAFQNQSAAGTGTVNDGALAAGIHSHQITGLTGATGTLGETRPVSYGVNYIIKL; this is encoded by the coding sequence ATGAAAACAAAATTTACACTTTTAACGCTATTAATGCTTTTTACAGCAACTTTTAATTATGCACAAACCTCTGCAGAAATAGCAGATATAGCTGTACAAGGTATAGCAAGAGATGGCAATAATACAGCTAAAACAAATGCTACTATTTCTTTAACGTTTGAGTTGTATTATTTAGATGCCAATAACGGTAATACTAAAGTAGTTATTGGTAATCCAGAAACTGTTAATTTGACGACAGATGCCTTTGGCGTGTTTTCACATATTATAAGTCCAGCGGCAACTAATAATCCCATATTTGCAAACCAACAGGTGTATTTAAAAATAAGTGAAGGGCAACAGGTCATTTCAGAAGAAAAGTTAAAACACGTGCCTTATGCTATAGCCGCCAATAACGGGGTGCCAACTGGGGCTATTATGCCTTTTGTAGGAACAACAGCTCCAACAGGTTGGGTGTTATGCGATGGGAGGTCTTTAGTAGGAATCAATGGCTCACAAAAACTTATTGACTTGTTGGGCAGTAACATTGCCCCAAATTTACAGGCCATGTATTTGCGAGGTGCCGGTTCTCAAGCTTATGAAGGTACCAATTATGCTGGCATCGCTTTAGGAGTTAAACAAAAGGATGGCTTTCAATCTCATGATCATACAGCGGGAAGCTTAGAAGCGGCCAATGCGGGGCAGCATACACATGATTTAAGACAACCTTTTCGTTTCTTTGAACCTAGAAATGGGGGTAGTTCTGGAGCCACAAATGCTTTTCAAAACCAATCTGCTGCTGGAACAGGAACAGTTAATGATGGTGCCCTAGCAGCTGGCATTCATTCTCATCAAATCACAGGACTAACCGGGGCTACAGGTACACTAGGTGAAACACGTCCTGTAAGTTACGGTGTTAACTACATCATTAAACTATAA